A single window of Oncorhynchus tshawytscha isolate Ot180627B unplaced genomic scaffold, Otsh_v2.0 Un_contig_5885_pilon_pilon, whole genome shotgun sequence DNA harbors:
- the LOC121843435 gene encoding SH3 and cysteine-rich domain-containing protein 2-like: NSKQGLRCRTCKMGAHLWCTSELSQQPCNGKSGVGVFKRNFSTPMLVNEQLTVVKEVQPTQGAGRGRGVDPIYAALRYGTSLAQMSRSSFGSVSESPTHSQGEGGEEGEQRQYSMEEEMPQETGDLPPCENEKAEPESEGSEQLQEPVEETSEKVPRRIEVHSIHTYVALFKFLPQEHNDLGLEPGDRVLVTDDSNEEWWKGKSGDKVGFFPANFVQRVRPGERVWRVTQPVPASRGMGHMPVKEDQICVGKSEDGEGFLKLSSGKKRGLVPAKSIEEI, encoded by the exons GTAACTCTAAACAGGGTCTTCGGTGTAGAACCTGTAAGATGGGTGCTCACCTGTGGTGCACCTCAGAATTGTCCCAGCAGCCCTGCAATGGAAAG tctgGGGTCGGGGTGTTCAAGCGGAACTTCAGCACTCCCATGCTGGTAAACGAACAACTGACTGTCGTCAAGGAGGTGCAGCCCACCCAAG gggCAGGCCGGGGTCGTGGGGTGGACCCTATTTACGCAGCCCTGCGCTATGGGACGTCCCTGGCACAGATGAGCCGCTCCAGTTTTGGGAGCGTGTCCGAGTCGCCCACGCACAGCCAG ggtgaaggaggagaggagggggagcagaggcagtacagcatggaggaggagatgccaCAGGAGACAGGGG ATCTGCCTCCGTGTGAAAACGAGAAGGCTGAACCAGAGAGTGAGGGCAGCGAGCAGCTCCAGGAGCCTGTAGAGGAAACAAGcgagaag GTTCCCAGGCGTATTGAGGTTCACTCCATCCACACGTATGTAGCGCTCTTCAAGTTCCTGCCTCAGGAGCACAACGACCTCGGACTAGA gcctgGTGATCGGGTGCTGGTCACTGATGATTCTAATGAAGAGTGGTGGAAG GGAAAGAGTGGAGACAAGGTGGGCTTCTTCCCTGCTAACTTTGTTCAGAGGGTGCGCCCAGGGGAGAGGGTGTGGAGGGTCACCCAGCCTGTCCCTGCCAGCCGAGGGATGGGACACATGCCAGTGAAGGAGGATCAG atCTGTGTGGGGAAGAGTGAGGACGGTGAGGGTTTCCTGAAGCTGAGCAGTGGGAAGAAGAGAGGACTGGTCCCTGCTAAATCCATTGAGGAGATCTAA